In Halanaeroarchaeum sp. HSR-CO, one DNA window encodes the following:
- a CDS encoding PGF-pre-PGF domain-containing protein: MSGAAIAQSDEPGAPISFYGEASFADGSSLQEGTTIVAVVDDEEVVDSITVGSDGVYATDDPDSEKLRTDTNAGDTVNFHIEGVDGPVAEETHDIGESGVFEQDLTFAAEDVAESINLEVGGESGSVTLEEGSTTDATVTATFADGSSEDVTDQVTLTSSDTDVVSIDGSSVNADSTGDATVSTEYQGISDSIDVNVEAEPDTGGGGGGGQPADDDDGEATDGPPSKSIALAGTNPTVRIDAGQSISMIGFGSQVELTDTVTVTEVTESPSPAPQGATFVTGAEITFGSSNGEDVDTVQMGVQQTRLDELGVSSNQLVLHHLNEDGEWEALETEVVSEDKFEVVLEAPSAGFSTYAVFAQEDVTTTTQQPTTTEAPTTTAAPTTTEDPTTTEAPGDDGPGALLIGGIIVVVLALIAALYLAFGRE; the protein is encoded by the coding sequence ATGAGTGGTGCTGCTATCGCACAGTCCGACGAACCGGGTGCACCGATATCGTTCTACGGCGAGGCCAGCTTCGCTGACGGTTCGTCACTGCAAGAGGGTACGACGATTGTCGCAGTGGTTGACGACGAAGAGGTTGTAGATTCGATAACCGTCGGAAGTGATGGAGTCTACGCCACTGATGATCCGGACTCCGAAAAGCTCCGGACTGACACGAATGCCGGCGACACCGTCAACTTCCACATTGAAGGTGTCGACGGACCAGTCGCAGAGGAAACTCACGACATCGGTGAGTCTGGAGTATTCGAACAAGACCTGACCTTCGCGGCTGAAGATGTAGCCGAATCAATCAACCTCGAGGTCGGTGGCGAATCGGGCTCAGTGACCCTTGAAGAGGGAAGCACCACTGATGCGACGGTCACCGCGACGTTCGCCGACGGCAGTAGCGAGGACGTCACTGACCAAGTGACATTGACGAGTAGCGATACCGATGTGGTGAGCATCGACGGTAGCTCCGTGAACGCCGATTCGACCGGAGATGCGACAGTCTCCACCGAGTACCAGGGCATCTCCGATAGCATCGATGTCAACGTTGAGGCTGAGCCAGATACCGGCGGTGGCGGCGGAGGCGGTCAACCAGCCGACGACGATGACGGCGAAGCCACCGACGGACCTCCATCCAAGTCCATCGCTCTCGCTGGCACCAACCCGACGGTGCGCATCGACGCTGGTCAGTCGATCTCGATGATCGGCTTCGGGAGCCAGGTCGAACTCACCGACACGGTCACCGTGACCGAAGTCACCGAGTCGCCATCACCGGCACCGCAGGGTGCAACCTTCGTCACTGGGGCGGAGATCACCTTCGGCTCGTCGAACGGCGAGGACGTCGACACCGTCCAGATGGGCGTCCAACAGACCCGTCTTGACGAACTCGGCGTCTCGTCGAACCAGCTGGTGCTCCACCACCTGAACGAAGACGGCGAGTGGGAGGCACTCGAGACCGAGGTCGTGAGCGAGGACAAGTTCGAAGTCGTCCTCGAGGCCCCCTCCGCGGGCTTCTCGACTTACGCGGTCTTCGCCCAGGAGGACGTGACGACCACCACCCAACAACCGACGACCACAGAAGCACCGACCACGACAGCAGCACCGACTACGACCGAAGATCCGACCACGACCGAAGCACCCGGTGATGACGGCCCCGGCGCCCTCCTCATCGGCGGTATCATCGTGGTCGTACTGGCGTTGATCGCGGCCCTCTACCTGGCGTTCGGCCGCGAATAA
- a CDS encoding choice-of-anchor D domain-containing protein, with translation MKWRQAFLAVLLATLVIGSGFAGATALGAPAPATDQQPASVEQAVTYPASENVTESENESNSSGPPVGEDWAPPEEKGSSNVSSQLRRQLDTNQSDTTVGTDSVGGDGPPSTVEIVVEASPGQGDRASDVVTRAGGDVTARHGDLVQVRVPESAVQGIATSPAIEFARLPIRPSTNEVTSEGVAAMNADWAHDRNVTGEDVTVAVIDLEGFNLKNDEIGDQVVDHKDFTGKGIGNGTSGRHGTAVAELVADTAPDASLVTLRASSLVQWYNAVDYVREETDTDVVVMSMSYYGVGPLDGTSEMNQDISSLRDDGILWVNSAGNAANGEHWNGTWSDPNGDGWMNFTEDDQWLRLDSGTEADIVVNWNDWENTNEDYDLYILDDNGNVVGESTNAQNDDQDKPIEWYVNTSVDGPLYVGIYNAAASGNSDFDIWFRGDLSPEYWTAQRSVTNPGVGPDALTVGAVYYSDSEIEAFSSRGPTRDGRLKPDLVAPDGVETTAYDGAFKGTSAAAPHAAGVAALLVDVNETMSPTDIERALLDTAIHVNGTEPDTTYGHGLADAEGAIQTQPPVATLSTTDVDYGTVHLTRNESRNVSIVNDGGRPLNITQTAISGTNPSAFTVMSGANGTVQQGETHDIQVEFNASSRGGQSATLTIDHNGTGDQHSVSLAGETVAPDVSVTPSEELDFGTISLRDGEANESVTVENTGSAPLNVTDTSVNGPNASVFSIETGGAETPSVLAPGETETYQATATIDSTGAKTAHLELGHNVSDAETVNRTLNATGADLHAPIVTNATANGTDDDPSIGRSDSVAIAVQAEDESGVDTVTVDASALGAGTVTLEAQANTWYNATVPVDSKNATEGTQTLPITATDGHGNANETQTGEIVVDLTNASLAIETPTTDAAQNETAINVTGTADDSLSGVDSVSVQIDDGAWTTATLTGSNWYQNHTSLSEGTYTVSVRATDEAGNVGPVKTRTLTIDRTAPVIDGASLESTTDLLPDDGVPASVTASDDALSVSSVTVDGSALAKETDAWNGTVTTRPALGSHTVPVTVTDRAGNENETTVSYSVGRNTTLSAIDESRYRATPDDPGLGNATINATVDIAGENLTVGTARRNPTADSAPNDTALAYPQIETPVSNDDIENASVELLVNKSRIDDQYVLPETMSVWFHNGTAWNRSQATRTGETSSAVVFELQTTHFSTFAVTGDVDGTPPTISGLTPSDGATTTDTEPTISANYEDDRAGIDADSVTLAIDGTEVTSGLSVSSSSLSHTPTLEPGEHTVTLSVADAAGNTREESWAFTIEEPADQSSSSSSGGGGGGGGGGQSSGSGAIGAKGVSTSVSGTQPTITISGGMPVETVGFVSEAGLDAAVSVEELGGASHAPPEGKTFVTGADITFDTGDEEDVTHVRMGIEQGRLDELGVEPAQLSLNHYESQFAEWEELETTVVSTDGGVVVVEAPSVGFSEYVVFAEETTDETTTSAEPLTTTTETPTTTETPTTTAAPSTTTEAPISTEGPTDEGGAGPVLIGGIFVIVLALLAALYLTFGRE, from the coding sequence ATGAAGTGGCGACAGGCGTTCCTCGCCGTTCTTCTGGCCACCCTCGTCATCGGGTCGGGGTTCGCGGGGGCGACCGCGCTCGGTGCTCCGGCCCCAGCAACCGACCAGCAGCCCGCGAGCGTTGAGCAGGCGGTCACATATCCGGCCTCGGAGAACGTGACGGAATCGGAAAACGAGTCCAATTCGTCCGGCCCACCGGTTGGTGAGGACTGGGCACCACCGGAGGAGAAGGGGTCGTCCAACGTATCGAGCCAACTCCGCCGGCAACTCGATACGAATCAGAGTGACACAACAGTCGGCACCGATAGCGTTGGCGGCGATGGCCCCCCGTCGACTGTCGAGATCGTCGTCGAAGCATCGCCAGGGCAGGGCGACCGAGCCAGCGACGTCGTCACCAGGGCAGGCGGTGACGTGACCGCGAGACACGGCGATCTCGTCCAGGTTCGCGTGCCCGAATCCGCCGTTCAGGGCATCGCCACGTCGCCGGCGATCGAGTTCGCTCGGCTGCCCATCCGACCGAGCACGAACGAAGTGACGAGCGAGGGCGTCGCGGCGATGAACGCCGACTGGGCGCACGACCGGAACGTCACGGGAGAGGACGTCACCGTGGCCGTCATCGACCTCGAGGGGTTCAACCTGAAGAACGACGAAATCGGAGATCAGGTCGTCGATCACAAGGACTTCACTGGGAAGGGAATCGGTAACGGCACGAGTGGGCGACACGGGACCGCGGTCGCAGAACTCGTCGCCGACACCGCGCCCGACGCATCGCTCGTCACCCTCCGAGCGAGTTCGCTCGTGCAGTGGTACAATGCCGTCGACTACGTCCGCGAAGAGACCGACACCGACGTGGTCGTGATGTCGATGAGCTACTACGGTGTCGGGCCGCTCGACGGCACCAGCGAGATGAATCAGGACATCTCCAGTCTTCGCGACGATGGAATCCTCTGGGTCAACTCCGCCGGGAACGCCGCGAATGGTGAACACTGGAACGGCACGTGGAGCGATCCGAATGGAGATGGCTGGATGAACTTCACTGAGGACGACCAGTGGCTCCGCCTCGATTCCGGTACAGAAGCCGACATCGTCGTGAACTGGAACGACTGGGAGAATACGAACGAAGACTACGACCTGTACATCCTGGATGACAACGGGAATGTCGTCGGTGAATCGACGAATGCACAGAACGACGACCAGGACAAACCTATCGAATGGTACGTCAATACCTCAGTTGACGGGCCGCTCTATGTGGGCATCTACAACGCCGCCGCGAGCGGCAATTCTGACTTCGACATCTGGTTCCGGGGTGACCTGTCGCCGGAGTACTGGACCGCCCAGCGTTCGGTGACGAATCCTGGCGTCGGTCCTGACGCGCTTACGGTCGGTGCGGTCTATTACAGCGATTCCGAGATCGAGGCGTTCTCATCGCGTGGCCCGACGCGGGATGGGCGGTTAAAGCCCGACCTCGTCGCACCCGATGGAGTCGAGACGACCGCCTACGACGGTGCTTTCAAGGGAACCTCCGCTGCGGCACCACACGCGGCGGGAGTCGCCGCACTCCTCGTGGACGTCAACGAGACGATGTCCCCGACCGACATCGAGCGGGCGCTCCTCGACACCGCCATCCACGTCAACGGAACCGAACCCGACACCACCTACGGCCACGGGCTCGCCGATGCCGAGGGTGCCATACAGACCCAGCCGCCGGTCGCGACCCTCTCCACGACTGACGTGGACTACGGAACGGTCCATCTGACACGGAACGAGTCACGAAACGTCTCGATAGTGAACGACGGCGGGAGACCGCTGAACATCACCCAGACCGCGATCAGTGGAACCAACCCATCTGCGTTCACCGTTATGAGCGGTGCCAACGGGACCGTTCAACAGGGAGAAACCCACGACATCCAAGTCGAGTTCAACGCCTCCAGTAGAGGAGGACAATCGGCGACGCTCACCATCGACCACAACGGCACCGGCGATCAGCACTCGGTTTCGCTCGCTGGCGAGACCGTCGCACCGGACGTCTCGGTCACTCCATCCGAGGAGCTCGATTTTGGCACGATCTCACTCCGGGATGGTGAGGCGAACGAATCGGTAACGGTCGAGAACACCGGCTCGGCACCACTGAACGTCACCGACACGTCGGTCAACGGACCGAACGCGAGCGTGTTCTCGATCGAAACGGGCGGTGCAGAGACGCCCAGTGTCCTCGCGCCGGGTGAGACCGAGACGTACCAGGCGACCGCAACCATCGATTCGACCGGGGCGAAGACCGCACATCTCGAACTCGGCCACAACGTCTCCGACGCAGAAACCGTAAATCGGACGTTGAACGCGACGGGTGCGGATCTGCATGCACCCATCGTCACGAACGCCACGGCCAACGGCACCGACGACGACCCATCCATCGGCCGGTCGGATTCGGTGGCGATCGCCGTCCAGGCAGAAGACGAGAGCGGAGTCGATACCGTGACGGTGGACGCATCGGCCCTCGGTGCGGGGACGGTAACGCTGGAGGCACAGGCGAACACCTGGTACAATGCCACCGTTCCGGTCGACTCCAAGAACGCGACTGAGGGAACCCAGACGCTCCCGATAACCGCCACGGACGGACACGGCAACGCGAACGAAACCCAGACTGGCGAGATCGTCGTCGACCTGACCAACGCGAGCCTCGCTATCGAGACCCCGACCACCGACGCCGCACAGAACGAGACGGCGATCAACGTCACCGGCACGGCGGACGATTCCCTCTCCGGTGTCGACAGCGTCTCCGTCCAGATCGATGACGGGGCCTGGACCACCGCGACCTTGACCGGGTCGAACTGGTACCAGAACCACACGTCCCTCTCCGAGGGCACCTACACCGTTTCGGTCCGGGCGACCGACGAGGCCGGCAACGTCGGACCGGTCAAAACGCGAACCCTCACCATCGACCGAACCGCCCCCGTCATCGACGGAGCCTCCCTCGAATCCACGACAGACCTGCTTCCCGACGACGGCGTCCCCGCCTCCGTCACCGCGAGTGACGACGCCCTGTCCGTCTCGTCGGTGACCGTCGACGGGTCGGCGCTCGCAAAGGAGACGGACGCCTGGAACGGCACCGTGACGACGCGACCCGCCCTGGGCAGTCATACCGTGCCCGTCACCGTGACCGACCGGGCCGGGAACGAAAACGAGACCACGGTCAGCTATTCGGTCGGGCGCAACACGACCCTCTCGGCCATCGACGAGTCACGCTATCGCGCCACGCCGGACGACCCCGGCCTCGGGAACGCGACGATCAACGCGACGGTCGACATCGCGGGCGAGAATCTCACCGTCGGAACGGCCAGGAGAAATCCCACGGCCGATTCGGCCCCGAACGACACCGCGCTGGCGTACCCACAGATCGAGACGCCCGTCTCGAACGACGACATCGAGAACGCGTCGGTGGAGCTTCTCGTGAACAAGTCGAGAATCGACGACCAGTACGTACTCCCCGAGACGATGAGCGTCTGGTTCCACAACGGGACTGCCTGGAACCGCTCACAGGCGACCCGGACCGGAGAGACCAGTTCGGCCGTCGTCTTCGAACTGCAGACCACCCACTTCTCGACGTTCGCGGTCACGGGTGACGTCGACGGGACACCGCCGACGATCAGCGGCCTGACGCCAAGTGATGGGGCGACGACTACGGACACGGAACCGACGATCAGTGCGAACTACGAGGACGACCGCGCGGGTATCGACGCCGACTCGGTCACGCTCGCCATCGATGGTACGGAAGTGACGAGCGGGCTGTCGGTCTCCTCGTCCTCGCTCTCACACACGCCGACACTCGAACCGGGCGAACACACGGTCACCCTCTCCGTCGCCGACGCCGCGGGGAACACCCGGGAGGAATCCTGGGCGTTCACCATCGAGGAGCCCGCCGACCAATCGTCCAGTAGTAGCAGCGGTGGCGGCGGTGGCGGAGGCGGCGGTGGCCAGTCCAGTGGGAGTGGCGCCATTGGCGCGAAAGGCGTCTCCACCAGCGTCTCGGGCACCCAGCCGACGATCACCATCAGCGGCGGCATGCCCGTCGAAACGGTCGGGTTCGTGAGCGAGGCCGGTCTCGACGCCGCCGTCTCGGTCGAGGAACTCGGCGGGGCGTCTCACGCCCCACCCGAGGGCAAGACCTTCGTCACCGGCGCCGACATCACCTTCGACACCGGCGACGAGGAGGACGTCACCCACGTCAGAATGGGAATCGAACAGGGCCGTCTGGACGAACTCGGCGTCGAGCCCGCCCAGCTGAGTCTCAACCACTACGAGAGTCAGTTCGCCGAGTGGGAGGAACTGGAGACGACGGTCGTGAGCACCGACGGCGGCGTGGTCGTCGTCGAAGCCCCCTCAGTGGGCTTCTCCGAGTACGTGGTCTTCGCGGAGGAGACCACCGACGAGACGACGACGTCGGCCGAACCGCTGACCACCACGACCGAGACGCCGACGACCACCGAAACGCCGACCACCACCGCAGCACCGAGTACGACGACCGAAGCACCGATCTCCACAGAGGGACCGACCGACGAGGGCGGGGCCGGCCCAGTCCTCATCGGTGGGATCTTCGTGATTGTGCTGGCGCTACTCGCGGCCCTCTACCTGACGTTCGGCCGCGAATAG